The proteins below come from a single Iocasia fonsfrigidae genomic window:
- a CDS encoding ABC transporter substrate-binding protein gives MKRLLLIVLAGIMVLSLGLTVSAEDVVKIGLSAPITGNYAEYGENFRYSAQMAVEKINAEGGIRGRKVELVIMDSKGDPREAATIAQRFVENKEIVAEIGDFTSTACLASAPIYERNGMVQLSPTASHPDYAPAGHYMFGIVGTQDAEGPFNVEYIAQEYMGLDSVAVIYINNDWGVVTKDRFVESAKEKGLEVTTSQPFFEGERDYNAVLTKIRETNPDGIYIAAMYNEASLISRQIDNLGWDVEMLAPSSVFSDNFIDLAGGSAEGLATNTFFALNDPTPKVQAFIAEFKERADREPNLHAACAYDATLMLAEAIERAGFDRAAIRDELANTQDFVGVTGKLVFTEQGDIVRKYKIMVVEDNEWVIKEDYTK, from the coding sequence ATGAAAAGATTGTTATTAATAGTTCTGGCAGGTATTATGGTTTTAAGTCTTGGACTAACTGTTTCTGCTGAGGATGTTGTAAAGATAGGTCTATCAGCCCCTATTACAGGGAATTATGCAGAATATGGAGAAAACTTTCGTTACTCAGCCCAGATGGCTGTTGAAAAGATTAATGCTGAAGGCGGTATCAGGGGACGTAAAGTAGAACTTGTTATTATGGATAGCAAGGGAGACCCTCGGGAGGCTGCAACTATTGCTCAGAGATTTGTAGAAAACAAAGAAATAGTTGCCGAGATTGGTGACTTTACAAGTACAGCCTGCCTGGCTTCTGCACCGATCTATGAAAGAAATGGTATGGTACAGCTGTCACCTACTGCTTCTCATCCTGATTACGCACCAGCAGGTCATTATATGTTTGGGATAGTAGGCACCCAGGATGCTGAAGGTCCTTTCAATGTCGAGTATATTGCTCAGGAATATATGGGTCTTGATTCTGTGGCCGTTATTTATATCAATAATGACTGGGGTGTAGTAACTAAGGATCGTTTTGTTGAATCAGCTAAAGAGAAGGGACTGGAAGTAACTACTTCTCAGCCGTTCTTTGAGGGTGAAAGGGACTATAATGCAGTGCTGACCAAAATACGTGAAACTAATCCTGATGGTATTTATATAGCAGCTATGTATAATGAGGCATCATTGATAAGCCGTCAGATTGATAACCTGGGTTGGGATGTTGAAATGTTAGCGCCAAGTTCTGTTTTTTCAGATAATTTTATAGACCTGGCAGGGGGTTCAGCTGAGGGCCTGGCAACAAATACTTTCTTTGCCCTTAATGACCCAACTCCCAAGGTACAGGCCTTTATAGCAGAATTTAAGGAAAGGGCTGACCGTGAACCTAACTTACATGCAGCCTGTGCTTATGATGCAACACTAATGCTGGCTGAGGCTATTGAACGGGCTGGTTTTGACAGGGCAGCAATCCGTGATGAACTGGCTAATACTCAGGACTTTGTTGGTGTTACTGGTAAATTGGTCTTTACAGAACAGGGTGACATTGTACGCAAATATAAAATTATGGTAGTAGAAGATAACGAATGGGTTATAAAAGAGGATTATACTAAATAA
- a CDS encoding ABC transporter ATP-binding protein — MLKVEDLYVNYGNIAAVQGISFQIKEKEIVTLIGSNGAGKTSTLRSISNLVSKSGGRVVFKGNDITDCEASEIVQMGMCHVPEGRHIFPYMTVEENLKMGDFGNTKEIEDRVKENLIQVYDLFPRLKERRKQNGGTLSGGEQQMLAIGRGLMLNPDLIMLDEPSLGLAPILIEQIFEQFIKIREWGKTILLIEQNANMALQIADRGYVLETGKIIHSGKADDLIDDPQVASAYLGID, encoded by the coding sequence TTGCTTAAAGTTGAGGATTTATATGTTAATTATGGTAATATTGCTGCTGTTCAGGGTATAAGTTTTCAGATAAAAGAAAAGGAGATTGTTACCTTGATAGGGTCAAATGGTGCAGGTAAGACCAGTACCTTAAGGAGTATTTCTAATCTGGTCTCTAAGAGTGGTGGTAGAGTTGTCTTTAAAGGAAATGATATTACGGATTGTGAAGCGAGTGAAATTGTCCAGATGGGTATGTGTCATGTCCCGGAAGGGCGTCACATTTTCCCCTATATGACTGTTGAAGAGAATCTGAAAATGGGTGATTTTGGTAATACCAAGGAAATAGAAGATAGGGTAAAAGAGAATTTAATTCAGGTATATGACCTCTTTCCCAGGCTAAAGGAACGAAGGAAACAGAATGGTGGTACCCTTAGTGGTGGGGAACAGCAGATGCTTGCTATTGGGAGGGGACTGATGTTAAACCCTGATCTTATTATGTTAGATGAACCATCACTGGGTCTGGCACCGATATTAATTGAACAGATATTTGAGCAATTTATCAAGATCAGGGAATGGGGAAAAACCATTCTCTTAATTGAACAGAATGCTAATATGGCTCTACAAATTGCTGACAGGGGTTATGTGCTGGAAACAGGAAAGATTATTCACTCTGGCAAGGCTGATGACTTAATTGATGACCCACAGGTTGCCAGTGCTTATTTAGGTATTGATTGA
- the dhaL gene encoding dihydroxyacetone kinase subunit DhaL has translation MNCNKEQVINIIKNIASTMEKNKEYLTELDSAIGDADHGINMNRGFKAVVEKLPEVEDKCIGTILKTIGMTLVSTVGGASGPLYGTAFMYAGREVTGEKELDLTDIKNLFRAALEGLVKRGKAKPGDKTIVDTLTPVVDYFKSSLDEKTDNEILEEIVSIAKESMEATKPLLAKKGRASFLKERSKGHLDPGAVSCYLMIKEFAAVLKGVA, from the coding sequence ATTAATTGTAATAAAGAACAAGTTATTAATATTATAAAAAATATAGCTTCCACCATGGAAAAAAATAAGGAATACTTAACAGAACTGGATTCAGCGATAGGTGATGCTGACCACGGTATAAATATGAACAGAGGATTTAAAGCAGTAGTAGAGAAATTACCTGAAGTTGAAGATAAATGTATAGGCACTATCTTAAAAACGATTGGAATGACCCTTGTTTCTACCGTAGGTGGTGCCTCAGGTCCACTCTATGGTACCGCTTTTATGTATGCCGGTAGAGAGGTTACAGGAGAAAAAGAACTTGATCTAACTGATATAAAGAATCTTTTCAGGGCTGCCCTGGAGGGATTAGTGAAGAGGGGTAAGGCAAAACCAGGTGATAAAACAATTGTAGATACTTTGACACCAGTAGTTGATTATTTTAAATCTAGCTTAGATGAAAAAACAGATAATGAGATATTAGAAGAAATAGTAAGTATTGCTAAAGAATCAATGGAGGCGACAAAGCCTTTGCTTGCTAAAAAGGGTAGGGCCAGTTTTTTGAAAGAACGTAGTAAGGGGCATCTCGACCCTGGGGCAGTCTCCTGCTATCTAATGATTAAAGAATTTGCGGCTGTATTGAAGGGTGTGGCGTAA
- a CDS encoding L-2-amino-thiazoline-4-carboxylic acid hydrolase, whose product MTIKNNAKLNEEHINDLRGAFEHRATWFYFLLDEARKKGLDWDDFARKAIFKCGCFHGDNKFTDTDDLKEFAAEFANDQVKDIFEMDIVESTDDKFVVEFNYCPLVAAWMKLTDNEEDIDHLCDIAMDGDRGILSTYDNFEFDLQETIASGGDVCKIVITKK is encoded by the coding sequence ATGACTATTAAAAACAATGCTAAGTTAAATGAAGAACACATTAATGATCTAAGGGGTGCGTTTGAACATAGGGCGACCTGGTTCTATTTCCTGCTTGATGAGGCTCGCAAAAAAGGGCTGGACTGGGATGATTTTGCTAGAAAGGCTATTTTTAAATGTGGTTGTTTTCATGGTGATAATAAATTTACTGATACAGATGACTTGAAAGAGTTTGCTGCTGAGTTTGCTAATGATCAGGTTAAAGATATCTTTGAAATGGATATAGTTGAATCTACCGATGATAAATTTGTTGTTGAATTTAATTACTGTCCCTTGGTTGCTGCCTGGATGAAACTAACTGATAATGAGGAAGATATTGACCATCTCTGTGATATTGCTATGGATGGTGATCGGGGGATATTATCTACCTATGATAATTTTGAATTTGACCTCCAGGAGACAATTGCCTCCGGTGGTGATGTCTGTAAAATAGTAATTACCAAGAAATAG
- a CDS encoding HPr family phosphocarrier protein, whose product MLEKEITLKNETGLHARPAARFAKLANTFSSDIKISYQGKTYNGKSIMRIMTLGIPCGARFTLQVEGQDEEEALNQLEELLLHGLE is encoded by the coding sequence ATGCTTGAAAAAGAAATTACTTTAAAGAATGAAACAGGATTACATGCCCGCCCTGCTGCCCGCTTTGCAAAACTGGCCAATACATTTTCTTCAGATATTAAAATTTCTTATCAAGGGAAAACATATAATGGGAAAAGTATTATGCGTATAATGACCCTGGGTATTCCCTGTGGTGCCAGATTTACACTTCAGGTTGAGGGACAGGATGAAGAAGAGGCATTAAATCAATTAGAAGAACTATTACTACATGGTTTAGAGTAA
- a CDS encoding L-cysteine desulfidase family protein — translation MFTLKEFLEKEVKPALGCTEPGAVALAVARACQEIKVKEEIDYIEVEVSDSVYKNGMDVGIPGTDGARGNAIAAVLGLICGKASYGLEVLRDCQKEDVLEAKKWIKDKRVSIICHPEKSGVYIHAAVFVKKQATICIIEGDHSNITMVSKNGKTIFEKKDFPNTKDKKESIQDMIGKLSYREVLSLVDDIDQDDVAYIMNGVKMNLKMAEYGLRDDTAAGAGFGKALKKIMKENKLEQELGYLIKSYSFAASDARMGGAFLPVMSSAGSGNHGITAIIPLAIVGRKKGRTDEEIARAIAISHLTTSYVKSKIGRLSPVCGCAVAAGSGAAAGLTYILEGNYEQAVLAVKTLLANTAGMVCDGAKESCALKVGTAAFEAYLSALFALDDKGIDSAQGVIDASIEVTVNNMGRVNCIGMKNMDSVIIDIMEERAETARKEYKENRISIGG, via the coding sequence ATGTTTACATTAAAAGAATTCTTAGAAAAAGAAGTTAAACCTGCCCTCGGCTGTACTGAACCTGGTGCTGTGGCTCTTGCTGTTGCAAGGGCCTGCCAGGAGATTAAAGTAAAAGAAGAAATAGATTATATAGAAGTTGAAGTTAGTGATAGTGTTTATAAAAATGGCATGGATGTAGGTATACCTGGGACAGATGGGGCCCGCGGGAATGCAATAGCTGCTGTCCTCGGGCTTATCTGTGGCAAGGCCAGTTATGGATTAGAGGTACTGCGTGATTGTCAAAAAGAGGATGTGCTAGAGGCTAAAAAATGGATTAAAGATAAGAGGGTATCAATTATCTGCCACCCGGAAAAGAGTGGGGTGTATATTCATGCAGCAGTATTTGTAAAAAAGCAGGCTACTATTTGCATTATTGAAGGTGACCATTCTAATATTACTATGGTCTCTAAGAATGGGAAAACGATATTTGAAAAGAAAGATTTCCCTAACACTAAAGATAAGAAAGAATCAATCCAGGATATGATAGGCAAATTAAGTTATAGAGAAGTCCTTTCTTTAGTAGATGATATTGATCAAGATGATGTAGCTTATATTATGAATGGTGTTAAGATGAATTTAAAGATGGCTGAGTATGGTTTGCGTGATGATACAGCAGCTGGTGCCGGGTTTGGTAAGGCATTAAAGAAAATTATGAAAGAAAATAAACTTGAGCAAGAGCTTGGTTACTTAATAAAGAGTTATAGTTTTGCAGCATCTGATGCCAGGATGGGTGGAGCCTTTTTACCAGTAATGAGTAGTGCTGGTAGTGGCAATCATGGGATTACAGCTATTATCCCCCTGGCAATTGTAGGGAGAAAAAAGGGAAGAACAGATGAAGAGATTGCCAGGGCCATAGCAATCAGCCATCTTACTACTAGTTATGTAAAAAGCAAGATAGGTAGGCTTTCACCAGTATGCGGCTGTGCTGTAGCTGCTGGTTCAGGTGCTGCTGCCGGGTTGACATATATATTGGAGGGTAATTATGAACAGGCTGTGCTGGCAGTAAAGACTTTGTTAGCTAATACAGCAGGTATGGTCTGTGATGGTGCCAAGGAAAGTTGTGCACTTAAGGTAGGAACGGCTGCTTTTGAGGCTTATCTCTCGGCCCTATTTGCCCTGGATGACAAGGGTATTGACTCTGCCCAGGGTGTAATAGATGCATCTATAGAAGTAACTGTGAATAATATGGGAAGAGTTAACTGTATAGGCATGAAAAATATGGACTCGGTTATTATAGATATTATGGAAGAGAGGGCTGAAACTGCCAGGAAGGAATATAAGGAGAACAGGATTTCTATCGGGGGATAG
- the splB gene encoding spore photoproduct lyase codes for MSFTPSYVIFRENALEYPLGNQLYKLFTKEKDIKVHKVASRGPFPFDNDISFRKKFARAKRTIVVSVRSLNKFQSCKPSAHYQLPLVTGCPAHCHYCYLSTNLGKNPYIKVYVNLEDILARAEKYIVNRKPKTTIFEGAATSDPLPVEKWTGSLASTIKYFAEKKLGRFRFVTKFTEVEPLLGIDHQKKTEFRFSLNSKYAVEKFEPTTPAPSERIKAAAKVYQAAYPLGFLIAPIFIYKNWKDEYSELINDLSNNLNSNGKGISFELITHRFTERAKRIIEEIYPETELPMNEEARQFKYGQFGYGKYIYPKEKMKEIEDFMKGIISKAFPEAEIKYFV; via the coding sequence ATGTCATTTACCCCTTCTTATGTTATTTTTAGAGAAAACGCCCTTGAATACCCCCTGGGGAATCAACTATATAAGCTTTTTACTAAAGAAAAAGACATAAAAGTACATAAGGTCGCCTCCAGAGGCCCTTTCCCCTTTGATAATGATATTTCCTTTCGTAAAAAATTCGCCCGGGCCAAGAGAACTATTGTTGTATCTGTTCGTTCTTTAAATAAATTCCAATCCTGTAAACCCTCTGCCCATTATCAATTACCACTGGTTACAGGTTGTCCTGCCCACTGTCATTATTGTTATCTCTCTACCAATCTGGGCAAAAACCCCTATATTAAAGTCTATGTTAATCTTGAAGATATCCTGGCCAGGGCAGAAAAATATATAGTAAATAGAAAACCAAAAACCACAATTTTTGAAGGTGCAGCTACTTCTGATCCCCTACCTGTAGAAAAGTGGACAGGTTCACTGGCCAGCACTATCAAATATTTTGCAGAAAAAAAGCTGGGAAGGTTCCGTTTTGTGACCAAATTTACTGAAGTCGAACCCTTACTGGGTATTGACCATCAGAAAAAAACTGAATTTCGCTTTTCTTTAAATAGCAAATATGCAGTTGAAAAGTTTGAACCAACAACTCCAGCCCCGTCAGAAAGAATAAAAGCAGCAGCCAAAGTTTATCAGGCAGCCTATCCCCTGGGGTTTCTAATAGCCCCTATTTTTATTTATAAGAACTGGAAAGATGAATACAGTGAATTAATAAATGATTTAAGTAATAATCTTAATTCAAACGGTAAGGGTATTTCCTTTGAACTGATCACCCATAGGTTTACGGAAAGAGCCAAAAGAATTATTGAAGAGATTTACCCGGAGACCGAACTCCCTATGAATGAGGAAGCCAGACAGTTTAAATATGGGCAATTTGGCTATGGAAAATATATTTACCCAAAAGAAAAAATGAAAGAAATCGAGGACTTTATGAAAGGTATAATCAGCAAGGCTTTTCCAGAGGCAGAAATCAAATATTTTGTTTAA
- a CDS encoding branched-chain amino acid ABC transporter permease, producing the protein MFFLQQLINGLTQGMIYALMAIGFSVIYGVVGLVSFVHGEVIMLGAFTGFLMISFLGTNLLFALIVGFIVTWILGMLVDSLAYRPFKDAPREIPLIMTIGLSIFLRSLTQVILGTQQRVIPSIFEGKYFVIGDIRITYIQIIIAVIVIALSLALQQFLYRTRTGLSLRAVSMDKDAAALVGVNVSKTIRTGYSLGCALGGVSGVLLGIYYNSVHPVMGASASMKAFASTVFGGLTSIPGAAIGGIVLGIAENLGVGYLHSGFRDIIAFVIIIAILLIRPSGIMGRKEGGKV; encoded by the coding sequence ATGTTTTTCTTACAACAGCTTATTAATGGGCTTACCCAGGGAATGATTTATGCCTTGATGGCCATAGGTTTTTCTGTAATATATGGTGTTGTGGGCCTGGTTAGTTTTGTACATGGTGAAGTGATTATGCTGGGTGCCTTTACAGGTTTTTTGATGATAAGTTTTTTAGGTACCAATCTTTTGTTTGCTTTAATAGTTGGTTTTATAGTAACCTGGATTTTGGGAATGCTTGTTGATAGCCTGGCCTATCGGCCCTTCAAAGATGCCCCTAGGGAGATACCTTTAATCATGACCATAGGTTTATCCATTTTTCTACGGAGTTTAACACAGGTGATCCTGGGGACACAGCAAAGGGTAATCCCCAGTATCTTTGAAGGTAAGTATTTTGTTATCGGAGATATTAGAATAACATATATCCAGATTATTATTGCTGTAATAGTAATTGCTTTGAGTCTGGCCCTGCAGCAGTTTTTATATCGTACCAGGACAGGTTTGTCTTTGCGGGCAGTCTCAATGGATAAAGATGCTGCTGCCCTGGTTGGTGTAAATGTCAGTAAGACTATCAGGACAGGCTATTCACTGGGTTGTGCCCTTGGTGGGGTTTCTGGTGTTTTGCTGGGTATTTACTATAATTCTGTCCATCCAGTTATGGGGGCCAGTGCATCAATGAAAGCCTTTGCTTCAACTGTCTTTGGTGGTTTGACAAGTATACCGGGTGCTGCCATAGGTGGTATCGTATTAGGTATAGCCGAAAACCTGGGTGTAGGTTATCTCCATTCTGGTTTCCGTGATATTATAGCCTTTGTAATTATTATTGCTATATTATTAATTAGACCTTCAGGGATTATGGGCCGGAAGGAGGGGGGGAAGGTATGA
- the dhaM gene encoding dihydroxyacetone kinase phosphoryl donor subunit DhaM, whose protein sequence is MVGIVIVSHSSQAADGIKDIALQMADVLDLKLSACGGNKEGGIGTDPDKILEAVEGVYSSEGVVIIADLGSAVMSVEMLVEGMSAEKARNIRVADAPILEGAVMAAIEASAGADLESVLAAAEAVRDMRKIERD, encoded by the coding sequence ATGGTAGGTATTGTAATTGTATCACATAGTAGTCAGGCAGCAGATGGTATTAAAGATATAGCCTTGCAGATGGCAGATGTTTTAGATTTAAAGCTTTCTGCTTGTGGTGGTAACAAAGAAGGTGGTATTGGTACAGACCCTGATAAAATATTAGAGGCTGTAGAAGGGGTTTATTCCAGCGAGGGAGTAGTTATTATTGCCGATCTAGGGAGTGCAGTTATGAGTGTGGAGATGCTTGTAGAGGGAATGTCAGCCGAAAAAGCCCGGAACATCAGGGTTGCCGATGCACCTATTCTGGAAGGGGCAGTTATGGCTGCTATTGAGGCTTCTGCCGGAGCTGATCTTGAGAGTGTACTGGCTGCTGCTGAAGCTGTACGTGATATGAGGAAGATAGAAAGGGATTGA
- a CDS encoding cupin domain-containing protein, which yields MNEKYKYVGKRLRKERIKYGLSLNELAEETGLSSSFLSLLENGKTIPSLKVLDKLTTFFSIHIADLFAVDEEQDFIHLIKDNQIEVTNDSDTSLRFLLPKSIDCSIEPVLITLKPNTVNREFTSHRGIEFGYILEGEIEVSIEGKEPVVCQQGDSIVYRANLEHKVINRQDKVARGLWVGIQGSDFNI from the coding sequence GTGAATGAGAAATACAAATATGTAGGTAAGAGATTACGGAAAGAAAGGATCAAATATGGATTGAGTTTAAATGAATTGGCTGAAGAAACAGGCCTATCTTCATCCTTTTTGAGTTTGCTAGAAAATGGTAAAACCATTCCATCCCTTAAGGTGCTTGATAAGTTAACTACCTTTTTTTCAATCCATATTGCAGACCTCTTTGCTGTTGATGAAGAACAGGATTTTATACATCTTATCAAAGATAATCAAATAGAGGTTACTAATGATAGTGATACAAGTTTGAGATTTTTACTTCCCAAGAGTATTGATTGTTCAATTGAACCTGTTTTGATTACCCTTAAACCAAATACTGTAAACAGGGAATTTACTTCACACCGGGGAATAGAGTTTGGCTATATATTAGAAGGTGAGATTGAGGTAAGTATTGAAGGTAAGGAACCAGTTGTTTGTCAGCAGGGGGATTCTATTGTCTATAGGGCTAACCTTGAACATAAGGTGATTAATAGACAAGATAAAGTGGCTAGAGGACTCTGGGTTGGCATACAGGGCAGTGATTTTAATATTTAG
- the dhaK gene encoding dihydroxyacetone kinase subunit DhaK, with protein MKKIINDPEQVVDEMLTGMVMAHPEIVRVNGFNVLIRKESKKKDKVTLISGGGSGHEPAHGGFIGYGMLDAAVSGEVFTSPTPDQILEAIKAVDTGKGSLLIVKNYSGDVMNFEMASEMAEMDGIEIEQVIINDDVAVEDSTYTTGRRGIAGTIFVHKIAGAMAEKGASLSEVKRVAQKAINNLRSKGMALTSCTVPSVGKPTFEIAEDEMEVGLGIHGEPGVEKIKIKSAAEIAENLVDSIVEDLPFKSGDEVALLINGLGSTPLMELYILNKSVQDLCRKRGIKVYKTYVDEYMTSLEMAGASISMLKLDDELKELLDEPADTLVLKQGGKKDD; from the coding sequence GTGAAGAAGATTATTAATGACCCGGAACAGGTTGTTGATGAGATGTTGACTGGTATGGTAATGGCTCATCCGGAGATAGTAAGGGTTAATGGTTTTAATGTCCTAATCAGGAAAGAGAGTAAGAAGAAAGATAAGGTTACTCTTATTAGTGGTGGTGGCAGCGGCCATGAACCTGCCCATGGGGGGTTTATCGGTTATGGTATGCTGGATGCTGCGGTTTCAGGTGAGGTTTTTACTTCACCAACACCAGACCAGATTCTGGAGGCGATTAAGGCTGTTGATACAGGGAAAGGGTCACTTTTAATTGTCAAAAACTATTCAGGTGATGTTATGAATTTTGAAATGGCCAGTGAGATGGCTGAAATGGATGGAATAGAGATCGAGCAGGTTATTATAAATGATGATGTAGCTGTGGAGGATAGTACCTATACTACAGGAAGAAGGGGTATTGCCGGAACAATTTTTGTTCATAAGATTGCAGGTGCTATGGCAGAAAAAGGGGCTTCCTTAAGTGAAGTTAAAAGGGTCGCCCAGAAGGCTATCAATAACCTTCGTTCCAAAGGGATGGCTCTAACTTCATGTACTGTGCCTTCTGTAGGGAAACCAACCTTTGAAATAGCTGAAGATGAGATGGAAGTGGGCCTGGGAATACATGGTGAACCTGGTGTGGAAAAAATAAAAATTAAATCAGCAGCAGAGATTGCTGAAAATCTGGTAGATAGTATTGTTGAAGACCTGCCTTTTAAATCTGGTGATGAAGTAGCTCTCTTAATTAATGGCCTGGGGTCTACCCCGCTAATGGAGCTTTATATTTTAAATAAATCTGTTCAGGATTTGTGCCGAAAGAGAGGCATTAAGGTATACAAAACATATGTTGATGAATATATGACCTCCCTGGAAATGGCTGGGGCTTCAATCTCTATGCTTAAACTGGATGATGAACTAAAAGAATTACTGGATGAACCGGCTGATACCCTTGTTTTGAAACAGGGAGGGAAAAAAGATGATTAA
- a CDS encoding branched-chain amino acid ABC transporter permease produces the protein MREFFRKNKKILLIASIVLAFILPLFVDNSYYMRVLVNVLIYILLASSLNVINGYSGQFNIGHAGFYCVGAYTAAILATRFGLSLWLLLPLSGLAAALFSMFLGLPTLRLKGIFLAITTLGFSEIIRLTVLNWTSLTRGPMGIPGIPFPKLFSYQITNNTQFYYIILFIVLLMLFITKRILNSRIGRAWIAIREDELAARSMGVETFKYKLLNFAYGTFWAGVAGCFYAFFTSYVSADSFILDEGFSILGMVIVGGQGTLLGPVIGATFLTILPELVRSIAEYRLVIFGAAIVITMLVRPQGIAGSKMLSQKLGRSTKKKVTKNKGGDSNVSTS, from the coding sequence ATGAGGGAATTTTTTCGGAAAAATAAGAAGATTTTGTTAATAGCTTCAATTGTTTTAGCATTTATCCTTCCTCTGTTTGTAGATAACTCGTATTATATGCGTGTATTGGTCAATGTTTTAATCTATATTCTGCTGGCCAGCAGCCTTAATGTAATAAATGGTTATTCCGGACAGTTTAATATTGGTCATGCAGGGTTTTACTGTGTAGGTGCCTATACAGCAGCTATCCTGGCTACCCGCTTTGGCTTGAGTCTCTGGTTGTTGTTACCATTAAGTGGTTTAGCGGCTGCCTTATTTAGTATGTTTCTCGGTCTGCCGACCTTGAGGTTAAAGGGTATCTTTTTGGCCATAACAACCCTTGGTTTTTCAGAGATTATCAGGTTAACCGTTTTAAACTGGACCTCATTAACCCGTGGACCAATGGGTATCCCAGGTATACCTTTTCCTAAATTGTTTAGTTATCAAATAACAAATAATACACAATTTTACTATATTATACTCTTTATTGTGTTATTAATGTTGTTTATTACTAAGCGGATATTAAATTCCCGTATTGGGAGGGCCTGGATTGCTATCAGAGAAGATGAACTGGCAGCGAGATCTATGGGTGTAGAAACTTTTAAATATAAGTTATTAAACTTTGCTTATGGGACTTTTTGGGCAGGTGTAGCAGGTTGTTTTTATGCCTTCTTTACTAGTTATGTAAGTGCCGATAGCTTTATTCTCGATGAGGGTTTTTCCATACTTGGTATGGTCATAGTTGGTGGACAGGGTACACTGCTGGGTCCTGTTATCGGAGCAACCTTTCTGACCATCCTACCAGAATTGGTAAGGTCTATTGCTGAATACCGTCTGGTTATTTTTGGTGCGGCAATTGTGATTACAATGCTGGTAAGACCCCAGGGTATTGCCGGTAGTAAAATGTTATCACAAAAATTAGGCAGGTCTACTAAAAAAAAGGTGACTAAGAATAAGGGGGGTGACAGTAATGTCTCCACTTCTTGA
- a CDS encoding ABC transporter ATP-binding protein, whose product MSPLLETKKVSKHFGGLKAVDGVDIQVEKGEIFGIIGPNGAGKTTFFNCLTGLYTLTAGDIFFKGESITEASPSQVAKLGMARTFQNIKLFKYMTVLDNVKIGFHTQTKTKLWDAIFNTGQFKKDEQLTVDEGMKVLKRVGLEKYAADFASNLPYGNQRKLEIARALAVGPDILLLDEPAAGMNPAETASLMELIKQINNTGLTIVVIEHDMKFIMNVCDRIAVLNNGRKICHGTPKDVQCNQEVVEAYLGKGSVH is encoded by the coding sequence ATGTCTCCACTTCTTGAGACTAAAAAAGTAAGTAAGCATTTCGGAGGGTTGAAGGCTGTTGATGGAGTTGATATACAGGTAGAAAAGGGAGAAATATTTGGTATTATTGGACCCAATGGAGCCGGAAAAACAACCTTTTTTAATTGCTTAACAGGTTTATATACCCTTACTGCCGGGGATATTTTCTTTAAGGGTGAGAGTATTACAGAGGCTTCGCCATCACAGGTTGCCAAACTGGGTATGGCTAGAACATTTCAAAATATTAAATTGTTTAAATATATGACTGTACTTGATAATGTTAAAATTGGTTTTCATACTCAGACAAAGACAAAATTATGGGATGCTATTTTTAATACTGGTCAGTTTAAAAAAGATGAACAGCTTACTGTTGATGAAGGTATGAAGGTATTAAAAAGGGTTGGTTTAGAGAAATATGCTGCTGATTTTGCTTCAAATCTGCCCTATGGCAACCAGCGCAAATTGGAGATAGCCAGGGCTCTGGCGGTTGGACCAGATATCCTCTTATTAGATGAACCGGCAGCTGGTATGAACCCGGCTGAGACTGCCAGTTTGATGGAGCTTATTAAGCAGATAAATAATACAGGATTAACCATTGTTGTTATTGAACATGATATGAAATTTATTATGAATGTCTGTGATAGGATAGCTGTTTTAAATAACGGTAGAAAGATATGCCATGGTACACCAAAAGATGTTCAATGTAATCAAGAGGTGGTTGAGGCCTATCTTGGTAAAGGCTCAGTTCATTAA